One Owenweeksia hongkongensis DSM 17368 genomic region harbors:
- a CDS encoding SDR family NAD(P)-dependent oxidoreductase, which translates to MSAQKIAVVTGATGGIGFEVSKRLGQDGFTVILNGIDDEAGAAKVKELSSLGIKAEYRGFDVTDENAVNENIKAIGEKYSKIDTVVNNAGGLGGRSRFEEMTTEFYRGVMALNLDSTFFVSRAAIPFLKKGENANIINYTSNAGWNAGGPGAGIYGTSKAGVHAITRALAKDLAEYGIRVNAVSPGTIDTPFHAQIKSTKPEVFASWKNNILLGRLGQPEEVASVVSFLASKDASFITAETIQIGGGQALGI; encoded by the coding sequence ATGAGTGCACAAAAAATAGCAGTAGTAACCGGAGCCACCGGAGGAATAGGTTTTGAAGTTTCCAAGAGACTAGGACAAGACGGTTTCACCGTAATTCTGAACGGCATAGATGATGAAGCAGGAGCAGCAAAAGTAAAGGAGCTATCTTCTTTGGGTATTAAAGCTGAATACCGCGGATTTGATGTGACAGACGAAAACGCTGTGAACGAAAACATCAAAGCAATTGGAGAAAAATATAGCAAAATTGACACCGTAGTAAACAATGCTGGTGGTCTTGGCGGAAGATCAAGATTTGAAGAAATGACCACTGAGTTTTACAGAGGTGTGATGGCTTTGAACCTTGATTCTACTTTCTTCGTTTCTAGAGCCGCAATTCCATTTTTGAAAAAAGGCGAAAACGCTAACATCATTAACTATACTTCTAACGCAGGTTGGAATGCTGGTGGCCCTGGAGCTGGAATTTACGGTACATCCAAAGCCGGAGTTCATGCTATCACAAGAGCTTTAGCCAAGGATTTAGCTGAGTACGGAATCCGTGTAAACGCTGTTTCTCCGGGAACTATCGACACCCCTTTCCACGCTCAAATCAAGTCTACCAAACCAGAAGTTTTTGCTTCATGGAAAAACAACATTCTACTTGGAAGACTAGGTCAACCAGAAGAAGTAGCTTCTGTAGTTTCATTTTTAGCTAGCAAGGATGCATCATTCATCACTGCTGAAACAATTCAAATAGGCGGAGGTCAGGCCTTAGGTATCTAA
- a CDS encoding sugar kinase — protein sequence MKKVVTFGEIMLRLSPNGFLRFSQANSFDVVYGGGESNVAVSLANYGVPVDFVTRLPQNDIGECAMMEMRKRGVNCENIIWGGDRLGIYFLETGAVNRGSKVVYDRAHSAMAEIKPGMVDWKKAFEGADWFHWTGITPAISQGAADACLEALKVASEMGLTISTDLNYRQKLWKYGGDREKIMTELTAYCDIILGNEEDAEKHFGIKPEGLDITTQGEHVKGEAFLSVCDQMLKKFPRAKKVITTLRGSISASHNSWAGVLYDGKTLYESPQYQITDIVDRVGGGDSFMGGLIYGLLKYDGDDQQALNFAVAASCLKHTIKGDANLVTIAEVEKLMGGDSSGRVAR from the coding sequence ATGAAAAAAGTTGTAACATTTGGGGAGATCATGCTTCGCTTGTCACCTAATGGATTTTTAAGATTTTCTCAAGCCAATAGCTTTGATGTTGTTTACGGAGGTGGAGAATCTAACGTAGCTGTATCACTAGCGAACTATGGGGTTCCTGTAGATTTTGTAACGCGTTTGCCTCAAAACGACATTGGCGAATGTGCCATGATGGAAATGCGCAAAAGAGGTGTAAACTGTGAAAACATCATCTGGGGAGGCGACCGTTTAGGTATTTATTTTCTAGAAACCGGTGCTGTAAATAGAGGTAGTAAAGTAGTGTACGACAGAGCTCATTCTGCTATGGCAGAAATTAAGCCTGGCATGGTAGACTGGAAAAAAGCCTTTGAAGGAGCTGATTGGTTTCACTGGACCGGCATTACACCAGCTATTTCGCAAGGTGCAGCCGATGCTTGTCTTGAAGCATTGAAAGTAGCCAGCGAAATGGGATTGACCATTTCTACCGACTTGAACTATCGCCAAAAGCTGTGGAAATACGGTGGCGATCGTGAGAAGATAATGACCGAATTAACGGCTTACTGCGACATCATTTTGGGCAACGAAGAAGATGCTGAAAAGCACTTTGGCATTAAGCCCGAAGGATTGGATATTACCACTCAAGGCGAGCACGTAAAAGGCGAAGCATTTTTATCGGTTTGCGACCAAATGCTGAAAAAATTCCCTCGCGCCAAAAAAGTAATTACCACATTAAGAGGTTCTATTTCTGCTTCTCACAACTCGTGGGCAGGTGTTCTCTATGATGGTAAAACATTGTACGAATCTCCACAGTATCAAATCACCGATATCGTAGATCGTGTAGGTGGTGGAGACTCATTTATGGGTGGACTGATTTACGGATTGCTGAAGTATGATGGTGATGACCAACAGGCACTAAACTTTGCAGTAGCTGCTTCATGTTTGAAACACACCATTAAAGGTGATGCCAACCTGGTAACCATCGCAGAAGTAGAAAAATTAATGGGTGGTGATTCTTCTGGTAGAGTTGCGAGATAA
- a CDS encoding bifunctional 4-hydroxy-2-oxoglutarate aldolase/2-dehydro-3-deoxy-phosphogluconate aldolase, whose product MKKEDVIAKMAETKIVPLFYNADAEVAKKLVDACFAGGARVIEFTNRGEKAVEVFENLLAYCNSKYPELALGIGSISSVDQAKQFIEIGAHFLVSPFINEDLAKTASANDIFWTGGCGTITEMQTAYSWGVPLLKLFPGNIYGPAMIKGAKAPCPWLQIMPTGGVEPTEDNLNSWFSAGAMCVGMGSKLFAKKENGEFDYDAIQEKVSISVNIASHY is encoded by the coding sequence ATGAAAAAAGAAGATGTAATAGCCAAAATGGCGGAAACGAAAATAGTTCCGCTATTTTATAACGCTGATGCTGAAGTAGCTAAAAAGCTTGTAGACGCTTGCTTTGCTGGAGGAGCCCGAGTAATAGAATTTACCAATCGTGGTGAAAAAGCAGTGGAGGTATTTGAAAATCTTTTGGCTTACTGCAATTCCAAGTACCCGGAACTTGCTTTGGGTATTGGTTCAATTTCTAGCGTGGATCAAGCCAAACAATTTATAGAAATAGGAGCTCACTTTTTGGTATCCCCTTTTATTAATGAAGATTTAGCAAAAACAGCCAGTGCCAATGATATTTTTTGGACTGGAGGCTGTGGTACCATTACTGAAATGCAAACTGCATACAGTTGGGGCGTGCCTTTGTTAAAACTGTTTCCAGGTAACATATATGGCCCAGCTATGATAAAAGGTGCAAAAGCTCCTTGTCCATGGCTGCAAATTATGCCCACCGGTGGCGTGGAACCTACTGAGGATAATTTGAACAGCTGGTTTAGCGCTGGTGCAATGTGCGTAGGTATGGGTTCTAAGCTTTTTGCAAAAAAAGAAAACGGAGAATTTGACTACGATGCTATACAAGAAAAAGTCTCCATAAGTGTAAATATAGCATCGCACTATTAA
- the lysS gene encoding lysine--tRNA ligase, with the protein MSQHLSEQEIQRRESLKKLRDLGIEPYPAAEYHITHTTEQIKAQYPENKEDEAFKSVSLAGRLMSVRVMGKASFANLQDASGRVQVYFNRDVICPGEDKSLYNDVFKKLLDIGDFIGIKGKVFTTQVGETTIEVESFTVLSKALKPLPVVKTDDQGNVHDRFNDPEMRYRMRYVDLVVNDGVKETFVKRTKIMNAMREFFNAKDYLEVETPILQPIPGGAAARPFITHHNALDMPLYLRIANELYLKRLIVGGFDGVYEFAKDFRNEGMDRTHNPEFTVMEIYVAYKDYFWMMDFTEKMLEHVVKTVNGATTVKIGDKEISFKAPFKRISMIDAIKEHTGIDINGMDEKELLEVCKKLHVETDETMGKGKLIDEIFGEKCEPHYIQPTFITDYPVEMSPLCKKHRDNPELTERFELMINGKEVANAYSELNDPIDQRERFEAQLTLSEKGDDEAMFIDQDFLRALEYGMPPTSGMGIGIDRLTMLLTGQTSIQEVLFFPQMRPEKKPVLPKKEDFEKVGVSKEWSAHVMEVFGNVKKLQEAKATQVHQQLNGYRKKKKLDIPALQLPDVENWFE; encoded by the coding sequence ATGAGCCAACATTTATCAGAACAGGAAATTCAAAGACGCGAATCGTTAAAAAAACTTCGCGACTTGGGCATTGAGCCTTATCCTGCAGCCGAGTATCATATTACCCACACCACCGAGCAAATCAAAGCTCAATATCCAGAAAACAAGGAAGACGAGGCGTTTAAGTCTGTGTCTTTGGCTGGCCGCCTTATGAGCGTTCGCGTGATGGGAAAGGCATCTTTTGCCAACCTTCAGGATGCATCGGGTCGCGTGCAGGTTTATTTCAACCGTGATGTAATCTGTCCCGGAGAAGATAAATCGCTCTACAATGACGTATTCAAAAAGTTGCTGGACATCGGTGACTTTATCGGTATAAAAGGAAAAGTATTTACCACACAGGTTGGAGAAACTACCATTGAGGTAGAATCCTTTACTGTGCTGAGCAAAGCTTTAAAGCCTCTTCCAGTTGTAAAAACTGATGATCAGGGTAATGTGCATGACCGTTTTAACGACCCTGAAATGCGCTACCGCATGCGCTATGTTGACCTAGTGGTAAATGATGGTGTGAAAGAAACCTTTGTGAAACGCACCAAAATCATGAATGCCATGCGCGAGTTTTTCAACGCCAAAGACTATTTGGAAGTTGAAACTCCAATACTACAGCCTATCCCTGGGGGAGCTGCTGCTCGTCCGTTTATTACGCATCACAATGCGCTGGACATGCCTCTTTATCTGCGTATTGCCAATGAGCTTTACCTAAAAAGACTGATTGTTGGTGGTTTTGATGGTGTGTATGAATTTGCAAAAGACTTCAGAAATGAAGGAATGGACCGCACGCACAATCCGGAGTTTACCGTGATGGAAATTTACGTTGCCTATAAGGACTACTTCTGGATGATGGACTTTACCGAAAAGATGCTGGAGCACGTGGTGAAAACCGTAAATGGTGCCACAACGGTGAAAATTGGAGATAAAGAAATTAGCTTCAAAGCTCCGTTTAAGCGTATTAGCATGATTGATGCAATTAAGGAACATACCGGCATCGACATCAACGGAATGGACGAAAAGGAACTACTTGAAGTTTGTAAAAAACTACATGTGGAGACTGACGAAACCATGGGTAAAGGAAAATTGATAGATGAAATTTTTGGTGAAAAATGTGAGCCTCATTACATCCAGCCAACTTTCATTACCGATTACCCTGTAGAAATGTCGCCACTGTGCAAAAAGCATCGTGACAACCCAGAGCTTACTGAGCGCTTTGAACTGATGATAAATGGTAAAGAGGTAGCCAATGCTTACTCTGAGCTAAACGACCCGATTGATCAACGTGAGCGTTTTGAAGCGCAGCTTACACTTTCTGAAAAAGGAGATGACGAAGCGATGTTTATCGATCAGGATTTCCTTAGGGCTTTGGAATACGGAATGCCTCCGACATCGGGTATGGGCATCGGTATAGACCGTTTGACTATGCTCCTTACAGGACAAACTTCTATTCAGGAAGTCCTTTTCTTCCCACAGATGCGTCCAGAGAAAAAACCAGTTCTTCCTAAGAAAGAAGACTTTGAAAAAGTTGGTGTTTCTAAAGAATGGAGCGCACATGTTATGGAAGTTTTTGGTAATGTAAAAAAACTACAAGAAGCGAAAGCCACTCAAGTTCACCAGCAATTGAACGGATACCGCAAAAAGAAAAAGCTGGACATTCCTGCTTTACAATTGCCAGATGTAGAAAATTGGTTTGAATAA
- a CDS encoding LruC domain-containing protein, whose amino-acid sequence MKNLILSLTTVLVASLSVNGAVTENFNHGSECYSWMNCWAFCNVDIRSRSYGCNPANESPMAQTSQLQGWWGCYSTAKLYSPYVSYDGTGNVTFKHKLSSTSGKYRYLQAYLIDDQGNLGPKIFHHTYIYKYNKPNGDPRNVITETIPVTWTGVYRIKWYWLGYGGSSRGVIDDISMDGIYASDPWNWCRPTNPCPDADSDGCCDSEDAYPNDPTKCDNYYEPSKDTYNTVAYEDLWPYSGDYDFNDKVVDRYSTYGLDNNGKVIDVVHKFFLRAGGAGYHNGFAINMPDLTSSDIASVTGAVNPEEYTVLNANGTEAGQSSAVVVVWEDWLDIVTWGSGGYFNTEPSATPGTSDTVTIHITFSSPQELSDMTFDPFLIKNGLRNTEVHLPWFGPTDLADLSMFNTGDDDSDLNGPGNNYVNSSNKPWAIYTPVQTFDYPIEKTDIVLAHLKFAQWASTNGASFPDWYLDLPGYRDSSKLY is encoded by the coding sequence ATGAAAAATTTAATACTATCATTGACCACAGTTCTTGTGGCGTCACTTTCGGTGAATGGAGCAGTAACCGAAAATTTTAACCATGGGAGTGAGTGCTATTCATGGATGAACTGCTGGGCTTTTTGTAATGTTGATATAAGAAGCCGCAGTTATGGGTGTAACCCAGCAAATGAAAGCCCAATGGCACAAACCTCACAACTACAGGGTTGGTGGGGCTGCTATAGCACAGCAAAGCTTTATTCACCATATGTTTCTTATGACGGAACAGGTAATGTGACATTTAAGCATAAGCTTAGTAGCACCAGTGGTAAGTATAGATACCTACAGGCTTACCTTATAGACGATCAAGGTAATTTAGGACCCAAAATTTTTCATCACACTTATATTTATAAGTATAATAAGCCAAATGGAGATCCTAGAAATGTGATTACGGAAACTATTCCGGTTACGTGGACAGGTGTTTACCGCATTAAGTGGTATTGGTTGGGATATGGTGGATCTAGTCGAGGTGTTATTGATGACATTTCAATGGATGGAATTTACGCTTCAGATCCTTGGAATTGGTGCCGACCAACTAACCCATGTCCTGATGCGGATAGTGATGGGTGCTGTGATAGTGAAGATGCTTACCCTAACGACCCTACGAAATGTGATAACTATTATGAGCCATCTAAGGATACCTACAACACAGTGGCGTATGAAGATTTATGGCCATATTCTGGAGACTATGACTTTAATGATAAAGTAGTGGATCGCTATAGTACTTATGGATTGGACAATAACGGTAAGGTTATAGATGTGGTTCACAAATTTTTCTTGAGAGCAGGTGGTGCTGGTTACCATAATGGGTTTGCAATCAATATGCCTGACCTTACGTCTAGTGATATCGCTTCTGTTACAGGTGCGGTAAACCCAGAAGAGTATACGGTGCTAAACGCGAATGGAACTGAAGCTGGTCAATCATCTGCTGTGGTTGTTGTGTGGGAAGATTGGTTGGATATCGTAACATGGGGTAGTGGAGGATACTTTAATACTGAGCCTAGTGCAACTCCAGGAACCTCTGATACGGTAACTATTCATATTACTTTCTCTTCACCACAAGAGTTGTCGGATATGACATTTGATCCATTCTTAATTAAAAATGGACTGAGAAATACAGAAGTACACCTTCCTTGGTTTGGACCAACAGATTTGGCAGACTTAAGTATGTTTAATACAGGTGATGATGATTCAGACCTAAATGGACCAGGAAACAATTATGTAAATTCCTCCAACAAGCCTTGGGCGATTTATACGCCTGTTCAAACTTTTGATTACCCAATTGAGAAAACAGATATAGTATTAGCTCATCTTAAGTTTGCGCAGTGGGCAAGTACTAATGGAGCTTCTTTCCCTGATTGGTATCTTGACCTACCAGGGTATAGAGATAGCAGCAAATTATACTAA
- a CDS encoding endonuclease MutS2: MELYPNNLLESLDFNFVKKAVSNHCSSTESKRRILDLSPLSDSTTIYQELETTDEILAYILSDESFPSTQFTEITETANRLKIKGNVPETKAFAELRSTLLVYESLFTFLKKKKDRFEILFGTMVELEPNPFLTKSIDEKIDERGEIRSNASKELASIRNSLNKSRAAADRIFARAVKKYRDRGVLAEFDETISENRRVLAIQSAYKGQVPGIFHGSSSKSSITYIEPAETVEVNNEVAKLQDDEKQEIRRILKELSEQLRPFATPILQMEQKLIYLDFTRAKALFAYKQECCLPVISDEKKITLIEAYNPVLKILNDQKGKPTIPLNLKLNQDHRILVISGPNAGGKSITLKTLGLLDLMLQSGLLVPVHPDSTMTLFSRIYADIGDSQSIENELSTYSSKLQKMKHFLEFADDDTLLLLDEFGSGSDPELGSSLAQVFLEKLNSFKVYGIFTTHYNDIKALAAKLPGVQNGAMLFDKKNLNPQYVLEVGNPGSSYTFEVAGKSGIPHHIINEAKGKTSKETLQVDKLLVQLQDDKLHLEKKKNQLNQELTKLRKLERERKSTIEKLEEKLSKQSRQNEENDRIIYWGQRFQKLVDSWMDQTGKKDKKEVVSRFIGILNQRSGETEQEEKKTVSKAQSRRAKQINELKEAPVKIGDQVKIIESGIKGNIIEIKRDKYTISLGANISTTVNREQFIPATAKLENAPKVKKRKKTFAPQKKNSPKNQGDKPSKS, from the coding sequence ATGGAATTATACCCGAATAATCTTTTAGAATCTCTCGACTTTAACTTCGTAAAAAAGGCTGTCAGCAATCATTGTAGTTCAACAGAATCAAAACGTAGAATTCTTGACCTTTCTCCTTTATCTGATTCTACTACCATATATCAGGAACTAGAAACCACTGACGAGATTCTAGCTTATATACTTTCTGATGAGAGTTTTCCCTCTACACAGTTTACAGAAATCACCGAAACCGCAAACAGGTTAAAGATAAAAGGGAACGTTCCTGAGACAAAAGCTTTTGCCGAACTTCGCTCCACACTGTTGGTTTATGAGTCACTATTTACCTTCCTAAAAAAGAAAAAGGACAGGTTTGAAATACTATTTGGAACCATGGTGGAGCTTGAGCCAAATCCTTTTCTTACCAAAAGCATCGATGAAAAAATAGATGAACGTGGCGAAATTCGTTCTAATGCTTCAAAGGAACTGGCCTCAATTAGAAACTCATTAAACAAAAGCCGAGCTGCAGCTGACCGCATTTTTGCCAGAGCTGTAAAAAAGTATCGTGACCGTGGTGTGTTGGCCGAGTTTGACGAAACTATTTCTGAGAACCGAAGAGTCCTTGCCATTCAATCTGCGTATAAGGGACAGGTACCAGGAATTTTTCATGGGAGCAGCAGCAAAAGCTCTATAACCTACATAGAACCAGCCGAAACTGTGGAGGTGAATAATGAAGTTGCAAAACTTCAGGATGATGAAAAACAGGAAATACGAAGAATACTTAAAGAACTTAGTGAACAGCTTCGTCCCTTTGCAACTCCTATTCTTCAAATGGAGCAAAAACTTATCTATTTAGATTTTACTCGAGCCAAGGCACTGTTTGCTTATAAACAAGAATGTTGTCTTCCGGTGATTTCGGATGAAAAGAAAATTACTCTAATTGAGGCTTACAACCCTGTTCTTAAAATTCTGAATGACCAAAAAGGCAAGCCCACCATTCCTTTAAACTTAAAGCTAAACCAAGACCACAGAATACTTGTAATTAGCGGTCCCAATGCCGGTGGAAAATCTATAACCCTAAAAACCTTAGGGCTTTTAGATCTGATGCTTCAGTCTGGGCTTCTAGTTCCCGTACATCCAGATAGCACCATGACCTTATTTTCTCGCATTTATGCAGATATTGGCGATAGCCAGTCTATAGAAAATGAGTTGAGCACCTACAGCTCTAAACTTCAAAAAATGAAGCACTTTTTAGAGTTTGCTGATGATGATACGCTTTTACTTTTGGATGAATTTGGCTCTGGCTCCGATCCCGAGCTCGGAAGCTCGCTTGCTCAAGTTTTTCTTGAAAAACTAAATTCCTTTAAAGTCTACGGAATTTTCACCACTCACTATAATGATATAAAGGCCTTGGCGGCAAAATTGCCCGGTGTTCAAAATGGAGCCATGCTTTTTGACAAGAAAAACCTAAACCCACAATATGTGCTTGAGGTGGGCAATCCTGGAAGTTCATACACCTTTGAGGTGGCTGGAAAAAGTGGCATCCCCCATCATATTATTAATGAAGCAAAAGGCAAAACTTCAAAGGAAACTTTGCAAGTAGATAAACTTTTGGTTCAACTTCAAGATGATAAACTGCACCTTGAAAAAAAGAAAAATCAGCTAAACCAAGAACTTACCAAGCTTAGAAAACTAGAAAGAGAGCGAAAGTCTACCATCGAAAAATTGGAAGAAAAACTCAGCAAACAATCCCGTCAAAATGAAGAAAACGACCGGATTATTTATTGGGGGCAACGCTTTCAAAAGTTGGTAGATAGCTGGATGGACCAAACCGGAAAAAAAGATAAAAAAGAGGTCGTTTCCCGATTTATCGGAATTCTGAACCAGCGCAGCGGTGAAACAGAGCAGGAAGAGAAAAAAACCGTTAGCAAAGCCCAATCCCGAAGGGCAAAGCAAATCAATGAACTAAAAGAAGCTCCAGTAAAGATAGGAGACCAGGTGAAGATAATTGAGAGCGGCATAAAAGGAAACATCATTGAAATAAAGCGCGACAAGTACACTATTTCGCTTGGCGCGAATATTTCCACCACGGTAAATCGTGAGCAGTTTATTCCGGCTACAGCAAAATTGGAGAATGCTCCCAAGGTGAAAAAACGAAAGAAAACCTTTGCTCCACAAAAAAAGAACTCACCTAAAAACCAAGGAGACAAACCCAGCAAATCTTAA
- a CDS encoding DUF819 family protein, producing the protein MEEVVSDIPLITNDAVVFGILISLLLLIFKTTELNGFKKFYKIIPALLLCYFLPSLFSTFGIISPKWIDMDAAIAVLTQNGYDLSGITKFKDFKNFVLTNEVDPALLSPFIGKSYLYFVASRYLLPASLVLLTLSINLKEVFKLGPKALIMFVTGTIGVVIGGPLAIMLFSSFAPDIVGGVAPNEVWRGMTTIAGSWIGGGANQLAMYEIFKEGDANLISGGLFSMMITVDIIVAEVWMFFLLLGVGKAAKIDKFFKADASAVETLKNHMQEFSERTARIPSFTDLMVIIGIGLGFTGLAHLGADIIAPWVNVNAPYLAKTFSLGSGFFWLIVLATTFGIIMSFTKVRNYEGAGASKMGSVFIYILVATIGMKMDIMAIFDNPGIFLVGLTWMTVHVALLVIVAKLIRAPFFFLAVGSKANIGGAASAPVVAAAFHPSLAPVGVLLAVLGYALGTYGALICGYLMQAVAP; encoded by the coding sequence ATGGAAGAAGTAGTATCGGACATCCCCCTAATAACCAATGACGCTGTAGTTTTTGGAATCTTAATTTCACTGCTGTTGCTCATTTTTAAAACAACCGAGCTCAACGGTTTTAAAAAATTCTACAAGATTATTCCAGCACTTTTGCTGTGCTACTTTTTACCTTCTCTATTTAGCACCTTTGGCATAATCTCACCAAAGTGGATTGATATGGATGCAGCCATAGCAGTGCTTACTCAAAACGGCTATGACTTAAGCGGAATCACAAAATTCAAAGACTTCAAAAACTTTGTTCTGACCAATGAAGTGGACCCAGCATTACTAAGCCCTTTCATCGGAAAATCATATTTATACTTTGTGGCCAGTCGCTATTTGCTACCCGCCAGTTTAGTTTTGCTCACCCTGAGCATTAATCTAAAAGAAGTATTTAAGCTCGGCCCAAAGGCGCTTATCATGTTTGTAACCGGTACTATCGGAGTAGTCATTGGAGGCCCATTGGCAATTATGCTTTTTTCATCTTTTGCTCCAGATATCGTTGGTGGGGTGGCGCCCAATGAAGTGTGGCGAGGCATGACCACTATTGCCGGAAGCTGGATTGGTGGAGGCGCTAATCAGTTGGCCATGTATGAGATTTTTAAAGAAGGAGATGCCAACCTTATTTCAGGAGGTCTCTTTAGCATGATGATTACCGTAGACATTATCGTGGCTGAAGTTTGGATGTTTTTCCTATTACTTGGTGTGGGAAAAGCAGCTAAGATTGACAAGTTTTTTAAAGCTGATGCTTCTGCTGTGGAAACCCTTAAAAACCACATGCAGGAATTTAGCGAACGCACAGCACGCATTCCCAGCTTTACAGATTTAATGGTAATAATAGGTATTGGATTAGGTTTTACAGGTCTTGCCCATTTGGGAGCTGACATCATTGCCCCTTGGGTAAATGTCAACGCCCCTTACCTGGCAAAAACATTCAGCTTGGGCTCTGGCTTTTTCTGGCTTATTGTACTCGCCACCACTTTTGGTATAATAATGAGTTTTACCAAAGTGAGAAATTACGAAGGTGCTGGCGCGAGTAAAATGGGTAGTGTATTCATTTATATATTAGTGGCTACTATTGGTATGAAAATGGACATCATGGCCATTTTTGACAACCCAGGAATTTTCCTCGTAGGCCTTACCTGGATGACTGTTCACGTAGCACTGCTCGTTATTGTAGCAAAACTTATCCGAGCTCCTTTCTTCTTTTTAGCCGTGGGTAGTAAGGCAAACATTGGTGGAGCCGCATCCGCACCGGTAGTTGCCGCAGCCTTCCATCCTTCCCTAGCTCCTGTAGGCGTATTATTGGCCGTACTAGGATATGCTCTTGGAACTTATGGCGCATTGATTTGCGGTTATCTAATGCAAGCCGTGGCTCCTTAA